The Vitis vinifera cultivar Pinot Noir 40024 chromosome 18, ASM3070453v1 region GTAGAGTGTCAGCTAGAATCACAATCAGGGGAAGGCTTAAGTTGTTCATCAAtatcattttgattttgtatGTCGTAACTAGAATTAGAAGCAGCACCATTGCACTCCAAATTATCAGTGCTTGTATTCAAGCTACAAGTAGAACCATTGTCGTACGAATCTGAAGAAGAAGCCACACCATCACCCTTTATATCTGGAGAAGCAGCACCATCAAAGGAATCTGAAGGAGAAACAGTACCATCATCCTTTGAATCTGAAGGAGATGCAGCACAATCAACCTTCAAATGCGAAGAAAATTCAGAACCATCTTCTTTCAAAGGTGAAGAAACAGCACCATCATCCTTCAAAGAATGAGGTCCAGAGTTCTCCCCAGCCGAATTAGGAGCTTCACCATTGCAAACCATACCCAACTTTCCCCCAACTGAATTGTTCAGGACCAAAGAGGGAGGATTGAAGTTACCATTAGCATCCTCCAAGGAAGAGTCATTCTGAGATGGGGTTGGGGTCGCATCAGCTTGTGATCTAGAGCTTGTTCTTGGCCCTACAAGCCCATTAGACGAACCAGCAACCATGTTCCTACCACTTGAGTATGGAGGATACATGATAGCACTGCCAAGAGATCCAGGGCCATTCCAAGGGTGCTGAAAAGGTGTCCTTCCATAGTCAATTCCAGCATTCTCTCCCATAAAGTAACCACCAGGATACATGCTAGTTGCAGCataacaataattttcaatacaTCCATATCCTGAATAAGGAAAATAACCTGGAAAAATCTCATATCCAGGAGCAGGAGCATAAGGCAAGTTCTGCCCATGCAGAGGAAAGGAAGACCCTCTTCCACCACCCATCCTCATATTATAaccatttttattattgttgtttgCTTCTTTTGGCACGGCTCTCTTCACCTCCACACGCTTTCCATTTAACTCATAGAAGTTATTCTGCATAACATGCTCAACAGATTCCTCAGACTCAAAAGTAATGAACCCAAATCCCCTCGGGCGGCGAGTAGCGCTATCGTGCATCACAACTACATCTGTAATTCTACCAAACCTCTCAAAGTAATTCTTGAATTCTTCCTCTGTTAGATTAGATGATAACCCTCCCACAAAGATCTTTTTCGACGTAAAATTATTATTGCCACTACCATCTAAATTTCTCTGACCTTTGTTCATCGCCCTTTTCACTTCGACCTATAAAAACATGGTAAACATTACAAAATATACCAGAAACCAAGAACTCACCAACAGGGAAAAAGAAGCGCGTATCAAATCTTGGAATGTTCCTAATTCGGGGCTCCATACAATTAATTATCACAATTCAAACCCCAAGTTGCGAagtttatttcaattattttttcctCAATTTCTTCAGCgaccaaataaaaaatcagacTTTTCCGGCGgaaacaagaaaaccaaccaaagaaaaacaacGATACTCCctgaaaccaaatttttttttaaaatataaacaaaaagttaaaaaaaaaaaaagaaacatcaGACACACCCTTTGTCCTTGTATAAAATGCTGCTGCTGATCCTGGAGAGCTCTACTGAGGGAAGCAGCGTCAGCAAAAGTAACAAATCCAAAGCCCCCTCTAGGCGTTCTCCCAGAATCCCTTCTAATGTAAGTCTCCACAACAGTACCGTACTTGCTGAAGTAGTCCCTCAGCAGCCCTTCGGTGATGGCGCCGGAAACTCCCCCAACGAACAACTTGACCTGCTCCGCCATGGCCACTCCAAGTCTCCAACCCCTACAAAacccctaaccctaaccctaggtAAAACTACAATCTATAGTAGCAACCCATTCTTAAATTCTTAATCAAAGTCTCCTGGTAATCAAATA contains the following coding sequences:
- the LOC100255821 gene encoding uncharacterized protein LOC100255821, with the protein product MAEQVKLFVGGVSGAITEGLLRDYFSKYGTVVETYIRRDSGRTPRGGFGFVTFADAASLSRALQDQQQHFIQGQRVEVKRAMNKGQRNLDGSGNNNFTSKKIFVGGLSSNLTEEEFKNYFERFGRITDVVVMHDSATRRPRGFGFITFESEESVEHVMQNNFYELNGKRVEVKRAVPKEANNNNKNGYNMRMGGGRGSSFPLHGQNLPYAPAPGYEIFPGYFPYSGYGCIENYCYAATSMYPGGYFMGENAGIDYGRTPFQHPWNGPGSLGSAIMYPPYSSGRNMVAGSSNGLVGPRTSSRSQADATPTPSQNDSSLEDANGNFNPPSLVLNNSVGGKLGMVCNGEAPNSAGENSGPHSLKDDGAVSSPLKEDGSEFSSHLKVDCAASPSDSKDDGTVSPSDSFDGAASPDIKGDGVASSSDSYDNGSTCSLNTSTDNLECNGAASNSSYDIQNQNDIDEQLKPSPDCDSS